The following are encoded together in the Azospirillum brasilense genome:
- a CDS encoding M48 family metallopeptidase: protein MTVRPLCLATALAGSLALAGCAGNSTGLGLNLVSQEQLVELGQQDWQRLIQSTPATTNASYQRRAEQISARLLRAASLDPAGWEVRVFQGKEANAFALPGQKIGVYEGLFQYAKTDAQLAAVIGHEIAHNLEGHAAERVSTQMATDAGTSILGAVAGASGVGGSEMIAAALGTGAQYGLLLPYSRNQELAADRAGLLMMARAGYDPQAAIELWQNMKQAGAEQPTFMSTHPGTADRIAALQKLMPEAKAAYKPS from the coding sequence ATGACCGTCCGACCCCTGTGCCTTGCCACGGCGCTGGCCGGGTCCCTGGCGCTGGCCGGATGCGCCGGAAATTCGACGGGGCTCGGGCTGAACCTCGTCTCGCAGGAGCAGCTCGTCGAACTCGGCCAGCAGGACTGGCAACGCCTGATCCAGTCGACCCCGGCCACCACCAACGCCAGCTATCAGCGCCGCGCCGAGCAAATCTCGGCCCGCCTGCTGCGCGCCGCCTCGCTCGACCCCGCCGGTTGGGAGGTGCGCGTGTTCCAGGGCAAGGAAGCCAACGCCTTCGCCCTGCCCGGCCAGAAGATCGGCGTCTATGAGGGGCTGTTCCAGTACGCCAAGACCGACGCGCAGCTCGCCGCCGTCATCGGCCACGAGATCGCCCACAATCTGGAGGGCCACGCCGCCGAGCGGGTGAGCACCCAGATGGCCACCGACGCCGGCACCAGCATCCTGGGGGCCGTGGCCGGGGCGAGCGGGGTCGGCGGCAGCGAGATGATCGCCGCGGCCCTGGGCACCGGCGCGCAGTACGGACTGCTGCTGCCCTATTCCCGCAACCAGGAGCTGGCGGCCGACCGCGCCGGCCTGCTGATGATGGCCCGCGCCGGCTACGACCCGCAGGCGGCCATCGAGCTGTGGCAGAACATGAAGCAGGCGGGGGCCGAGCAGCCCACCTTCATGTCCACCCACCCCGGCACGGCGGACCGCATCGCCGCGCTGCAAAAGCTGATGCCCGAGGCGAAGGCGGCCTACAAGCCGAGCTGA